A region from the Sphaerodactylus townsendi isolate TG3544 linkage group LG01, MPM_Stown_v2.3, whole genome shotgun sequence genome encodes:
- the ATRAID gene encoding all-trans retinoic acid-induced differentiation factor, with amino-acid sequence MAAPSWLLLCWLGSAIAAASGSDPSPPQICSGCCAGSVRNGSAVAAFCDARVGAQVQGRCCLEREAVVGLDLGNCSLGHLCSSFQEASTAVVIDLTVNQLEHLPEDTFRGFTQLQTLVLPVEWDCPGGSIVWDNVTTEESSRICQGQRNPCNGSGGLGWLCPEDSLCAPDGPGLHQCLCVGQFHGYKCLRQGTFPYPLFYVTLGAVTTGLSILLWVTQRSKVKAV; translated from the exons ATGGCTGCGCCCAGCTGGTTGCTCCTGTGCTGGTTGGGGAGCGCCATCGCGGCAGCCTCGGGCTCCGATCCGAGCCCCCCGCAGATTTGCAGCGGCTGCTGCGCGGGCTCGGTGCGGAACGGCTCCGCGGTGGCCGCCTTCTGTGATGCTCGGGTCGGCGCGCAAGTGCAGGGCCGGTGCTGCTTGGAGCGGGAAGCCGTCGTCGG gcTGGATCTGGGGAACTGCTCGCTGGGTCACCTGTGTTCGAGCTTTCAGGAGGCCAGCACTGCTGTGGTCAT TGATCTGACAGTCAATCAACTGGAGCATCTCCCTGAAGATACCTTCCGGGGATTCACCCAGCTACAAACTCT AGTTTTGCCAGTGGAGTGGGATTGTCCTGGAGGTAGCATCGTGTGGGACAATGTCACCACCGAAGAAAGCAGCCGGATCTGCCAAGGCCAGAGAAACCCCTGCAATGGCTCTGGGGGACTTG GTTGGCTGTGCCCCGAGGACTCGCTTTGTGCTcctgatggacctggcctgcaccAGTGCCTTTGTGTAGGCCAATTCCATGGCTACAAATGTTTGCGCCAG GGTACCTTTCCCTACCCGCTGTTCTATGTGACTTTGGGAGCTGTCACCACTGGCCTGTCCATCCTGCTCTGGGTCACCCAGCGGAGCAAAGTCAAGGCCGTGTAA